One stretch of Candidatus Nitrosotenuis cloacae DNA includes these proteins:
- a CDS encoding YybH family protein, with protein MSDREDIIRIIETFFECGKTKDLTPLREIQLNDSAFSSFSDVPPYDLKDYKTTVDLEELRFVSISDYDYTIRNPKISLFGDVAIVAFELIQKGMLVDNKAFTGEHIVIEGRATFVLVRRPSWKIAHIHLSKIS; from the coding sequence GTGTCAGACAGAGAAGACATTATACGAATAATAGAGACGTTTTTTGAGTGTGGCAAGACAAAAGACCTCACACCGCTTCGAGAAATCCAGCTAAATGACTCGGCATTTTCGTCTTTTTCCGATGTTCCGCCATATGATCTCAAGGACTACAAGACAACAGTTGATCTAGAAGAGCTCCGTTTTGTCTCAATATCTGATTATGATTATACCATTCGAAACCCAAAGATCAGTCTCTTTGGGGACGTTGCAATAGTAGCGTTTGAGCTAATCCAGAAGGGAATGCTAGTAGACAACAAGGCATTCACAGGCGAGCACATTGTAATTGAGGGCCGCGCAACCTTTGTTCTGGTAAGAAGGCCAAGCTGGAAGATAGCTCACATCCATCTATCAAAAATTTCTTAA
- the ilvB gene encoding biosynthetic-type acetolactate synthase large subunit, translating to MEKLSGAKALIKALEKQGVKEIFGLPGGANLPMYDELYKSNIRHILVRHEQSAAHMADGYGRVSRRAGVCFATSGPGATNIVTGLATANADSSPMVAITGQVPTAMIGRDAFQESDIIGIANPVVKYSFQPIKAVDIPEVVKKGFYIAETGRPGAVLIDIPKDVQTNEADIPFPDEVKIRGYHPWTDPDVVAIEKAIKLLLSSTKPVILAGGGVIISSAFAELQSIAELLMIPVVSTFKGKGAFPETHPLSLGPIGMHGHAEANKIMSEADCVLAIGTRFSDRSVGRFDEFEKNLKIIHLDVDPAEIGKNQTTSVAVVGDVRASLRIFLRLLIQKVTKPSEDNVWIKHVKEVKEYWKENLKLHPGELTAARILRKLREVMPHQSIVTTEVGQHQMWASLFYDVISPGTFFSSTGLGTMGWGFPAAIGAKAARPDLPVVDIAGDGSFNMTENSLATSVLDNLPVIVFLVNNYTLGMVAQWQRTFYDRRMIGVDQKQCPDYCKLAESYGAQGIRVGNLDELGQAIKAGLKSDVATVIDIPIDPEEDVLPFVAPGTSLKDMILPS from the coding sequence ATGGAAAAACTCTCTGGCGCAAAAGCGTTAATCAAAGCATTAGAAAAACAAGGGGTCAAGGAGATCTTTGGGCTACCGGGAGGTGCGAATCTTCCAATGTATGATGAGCTATACAAGAGCAACATCAGACACATTCTAGTAAGACACGAGCAATCCGCTGCCCACATGGCAGACGGCTATGGCAGGGTATCCAGACGGGCAGGTGTGTGCTTTGCAACATCTGGTCCTGGAGCTACTAACATTGTGACAGGCCTTGCAACCGCAAATGCAGATTCATCCCCAATGGTTGCAATCACCGGACAGGTGCCGACTGCAATGATTGGACGTGATGCATTTCAGGAAAGTGACATTATAGGTATAGCAAATCCGGTTGTAAAATATTCATTTCAGCCAATAAAGGCAGTGGACATTCCAGAGGTGGTCAAAAAAGGATTTTATATTGCAGAGACTGGCAGACCAGGCGCCGTTCTTATTGATATTCCAAAAGATGTTCAGACAAACGAAGCAGACATTCCATTCCCAGACGAGGTCAAGATTCGCGGCTATCATCCATGGACCGATCCGGATGTTGTCGCAATAGAAAAGGCAATCAAACTATTACTATCATCAACAAAACCAGTCATACTAGCTGGTGGAGGAGTAATCATATCATCGGCATTTGCGGAATTGCAATCAATTGCGGAATTGCTAATGATTCCCGTAGTATCTACATTCAAGGGCAAGGGAGCATTCCCAGAGACTCATCCATTATCGCTAGGTCCAATAGGCATGCACGGACACGCAGAGGCAAACAAGATAATGTCAGAGGCTGACTGTGTGTTGGCAATTGGCACTCGTTTTTCTGATAGATCGGTTGGGCGATTTGATGAGTTTGAGAAAAATCTCAAGATCATACACTTGGATGTAGACCCTGCAGAGATTGGCAAAAACCAAACAACCAGTGTTGCAGTGGTAGGAGATGTCCGTGCATCACTTAGAATATTCTTAAGATTATTGATACAAAAGGTAACAAAACCATCCGAGGACAATGTATGGATAAAGCACGTAAAGGAAGTAAAGGAATACTGGAAAGAAAACCTCAAGCTACATCCAGGAGAATTGACTGCGGCAAGAATTTTGCGCAAGCTAAGGGAAGTAATGCCGCACCAGTCTATTGTTACAACTGAAGTCGGACAGCACCAAATGTGGGCCTCATTATTCTATGATGTGATATCACCTGGCACTTTCTTTAGCTCAACTGGATTAGGTACAATGGGTTGGGGATTCCCGGCAGCAATTGGTGCAAAGGCAGCAAGACCTGACTTGCCGGTAGTGGACATTGCAGGAGATGGCAGCTTTAACATGACAGAAAACTCGCTAGCTACATCTGTTTTGGATAATTTACCAGTTATTGTGTTCCTAGTAAACAACTACACACTAGGAATGGTTGCACAGTGGCAGCGAACATTCTATGATAGAAGAATGATTGGCGTTGATCAAAAGCAATGCCCTGACTATTGCAAGCTAGCCGAATCATATGGCGCGCAAGGAATCCGAGTCGGAAACTTGGATGAATTGGGCCAAGCAATCAAGGCAGGACTCAAATCCGATGTTGCAACAGTAATTGACATTCCAATTGACCCAGAAGAAGACGTATTGCCGTTTGTAGCGCCAGGAACCTCACTCAAGGACATGATCCTCCCATCTTAG
- the ilvN gene encoding acetolactate synthase small subunit produces MWAILSILVENKPGILFKVTHLFRSRNFNIDSISVGVTQNPEFSKMTITTIGDEKQIEQIVKQLDKMIDTIEVKRLDDKKTVFRELSLFRVKVSKPSDSMEINNIANSFGAKVHDARKDSLMVELTSTPDQINNLQELLAPYEILDIARTGVAALQRGGD; encoded by the coding sequence GTGTGGGCAATCCTATCAATTTTAGTAGAAAACAAGCCTGGAATACTATTCAAGGTGACTCATTTGTTTCGTTCTAGAAACTTTAACATTGATTCTATTTCAGTTGGCGTAACTCAAAACCCAGAGTTTTCCAAGATGACAATCACCACAATTGGTGATGAAAAGCAGATAGAGCAAATTGTAAAGCAACTAGACAAAATGATTGACACAATAGAGGTAAAGAGACTAGATGACAAAAAAACCGTATTCAGGGAGTTGTCTTTGTTTCGAGTCAAGGTCTCAAAACCATCGGATTCAATGGAGATAAACAATATTGCAAATTCGTTTGGCGCCAAGGTACACGATGCTCGAAAGGACTCACTCATGGTAGAATTGACCTCCACGCCTGACCAAATTAACAATCTTCAAGAGTTACTTGCACCATACGAAATACTAGACATTGCACGAACAGGTGTTGCAGCACTACAAAGGGGCGGAGACTGA
- a CDS encoding 2-isopropylmalate synthase, producing MRVRIFDTTLRDGEQTPGVALSPEKKLSIAKRLDELGVDAIEAGFPVISEGEQQGIKLITKAGLNAEICGLARTNKKDIDAAIDCGLKYIHTFIATSDIHLQYKLKMTREQALAKAIEAVEYGKAHGLQVEFSAEDATRTDRTFLKHVFSEVAKAGADRVDIPDTVGYSTPQYIAEITKDTIAATKLPVSVHCHNDFGLAVANAISGIQAGAACAHVTINGIGERAGNASLEELVMALQCLQFDGQKWETGINTKLLYETSKFVSNLVGIKVQPNKAIVGENAFGHESGIHTHGILNNPLTYEPISPELVGRTRWLQVGKHAGIHGISAMLEEYGVKPSEDQLKQILDKVKGIGDQGKQVTEVELLSIANEILSEHPIKRIVQLAGFSVSTGIGTMPYAFVKLNIDGVDYVGTDYGVGPVDAALSAIQKITGEITKVRVKEYKLDSISGGADALCEVTIKVEDAYGNVASAKSIGEDIVTTSVQAVIEGINRIMFKKTLKQKKIGS from the coding sequence ATGCGAGTTAGAATATTTGATACCACACTACGAGATGGCGAGCAAACACCAGGTGTTGCATTATCGCCAGAAAAGAAACTATCCATTGCAAAAAGACTGGATGAATTGGGCGTTGATGCAATAGAGGCAGGCTTTCCAGTAATATCTGAAGGAGAGCAACAAGGAATCAAACTAATCACAAAGGCCGGACTAAACGCAGAGATTTGTGGCCTAGCTAGGACCAACAAAAAGGATATCGATGCAGCAATTGACTGCGGTCTCAAATACATTCACACATTCATTGCAACATCGGACATTCACTTGCAGTACAAGCTAAAGATGACTCGAGAGCAGGCACTAGCAAAGGCAATTGAGGCGGTAGAGTATGGCAAAGCACATGGACTACAAGTAGAGTTTTCAGCAGAGGATGCCACTAGAACTGATAGGACATTTCTAAAGCATGTCTTCTCTGAGGTAGCAAAGGCTGGTGCAGACAGAGTGGACATTCCAGATACTGTAGGTTATTCCACTCCTCAATACATTGCAGAAATCACAAAAGACACAATTGCAGCAACCAAGTTACCAGTTTCAGTTCACTGTCACAATGACTTTGGGTTGGCAGTTGCAAATGCCATTTCTGGAATACAGGCGGGGGCTGCATGTGCACATGTTACAATAAATGGAATTGGCGAGCGAGCAGGAAATGCATCACTGGAAGAGCTAGTCATGGCATTACAATGTTTGCAATTTGATGGACAAAAATGGGAAACCGGAATCAACACCAAGCTACTATATGAAACCTCAAAGTTTGTATCAAACTTGGTTGGAATCAAGGTCCAGCCAAACAAGGCAATAGTGGGTGAGAATGCATTTGGCCACGAGTCCGGCATCCACACACATGGCATTTTGAATAATCCATTGACATACGAGCCAATCAGCCCAGAATTAGTTGGCAGAACACGTTGGCTCCAAGTAGGAAAGCATGCCGGCATTCATGGAATATCTGCAATGCTAGAAGAATATGGAGTAAAGCCATCAGAGGATCAGCTAAAGCAAATTTTGGATAAAGTCAAGGGAATTGGTGACCAAGGAAAGCAGGTAACCGAAGTGGAACTATTATCAATAGCAAATGAAATCTTATCAGAGCATCCAATAAAGAGAATAGTCCAGCTAGCCGGATTTTCCGTCTCTACTGGTATAGGTACGATGCCGTATGCGTTTGTCAAGCTAAACATTGATGGGGTTGATTATGTCGGAACTGACTATGGGGTTGGACCAGTTGACGCAGCACTTAGTGCCATTCAGAAAATCACCGGCGAGATTACAAAGGTGCGAGTCAAAGAATACAAGTTGGACTCTATTTCCGGCGGTGCAGATGCACTCTGTGAGGTTACCATTAAAGTCGAGGATGCCTATGGGAATGTCGCATCTGCAAAATCAATTGGAGAGGATATAGTGACCACAAGCGTTCAGGCAGTAATTGAGGGCATTAACCGAATAATGTTCAAAAAAACCCTCAAGCAGAAAAAAATCGGCAGCTAG
- a CDS encoding isocitrate/isopropylmalate dehydrogenase family protein, translated as MYKISLITGDGIGPELSESVVSVLDTIHDKLDVKFDIQKLLAGDIALKQYGKALPDQTLDAIKKSDVCMKAPVGESAADVIVVLRRMLDLYANIRPAKSYPGMNALKDGIDMVIVRENTEDLYTGQEFEVPGAAVAFRIISEKASEKIAKYAFETAKLRNGKKRVTCVHKSNVMRKTDGLFSRVCTEVSRSYPDVSFDQMYVDACAMNLIRRPETFDVIVTTNLFGDILSDESSEVVGGLGMAPAANIGDNFALFEPVHGAAFDIAGKGIANPSSFILSAKMMLEWLGKKHNDSKCFDVAKKLESAVYGVVNKGIKTQDIGGTKTTSEFTKEIISLF; from the coding sequence TTGTACAAGATTTCACTAATTACTGGTGATGGTATTGGACCGGAGCTATCAGAATCTGTTGTGTCTGTGTTAGATACGATTCACGACAAATTGGATGTCAAATTTGATATTCAAAAATTGCTTGCCGGTGATATTGCGCTAAAGCAGTATGGCAAGGCATTGCCTGATCAGACATTAGATGCAATCAAAAAGTCTGATGTCTGCATGAAAGCACCTGTTGGCGAGTCTGCCGCCGATGTAATTGTGGTGTTGAGGCGGATGCTTGATTTGTATGCAAACATCAGACCTGCAAAATCATACCCTGGAATGAATGCACTAAAGGATGGAATAGACATGGTCATAGTTAGGGAAAACACCGAAGATCTTTACACTGGACAAGAGTTTGAGGTGCCAGGAGCTGCTGTTGCATTTAGGATTATTTCTGAAAAGGCATCTGAGAAAATTGCAAAATATGCATTTGAGACTGCAAAACTACGAAATGGCAAAAAAAGAGTAACCTGTGTACACAAGTCTAATGTAATGAGAAAAACAGATGGCTTGTTCTCTAGGGTTTGCACCGAGGTCTCTAGATCATACCCTGATGTGTCATTTGATCAAATGTATGTGGATGCATGTGCAATGAATCTCATTAGACGCCCTGAAACATTTGATGTCATAGTTACTACGAATCTCTTTGGTGATATTTTATCTGATGAATCATCCGAAGTAGTCGGTGGTTTAGGAATGGCGCCAGCTGCAAACATTGGTGATAACTTTGCATTATTTGAGCCAGTTCATGGTGCGGCATTTGATATTGCAGGAAAAGGAATTGCAAATCCATCATCGTTTATCTTGTCTGCAAAAATGATGCTTGAATGGTTGGGTAAAAAGCATAATGACTCTAAATGCTTTGATGTTGCCAAGAAATTAGAGTCTGCAGTGTATGGTGTCGTGAATAAGGGAATTAAGACGCAAGATATCGGTGGGACAAAGACTACATCTGAGTTTACTAAAGAAATAATTTCGTTATTCTAG
- a CDS encoding AAA family ATPase yields the protein MVYINSLKFDNLYSYSNGNTIELAKNNVIAGPNNSGKSNIFRIVKLLVNTLANKKDLNESEMFPKTSSASLESDMILSRSESRLLVEFLSFHLEPPNNMSRFYEFKNFENLIELFRYLVIRLSWRKSLDRSGFEPFVELEFKKLGLVFFSRFVSSYFLISNKSTEKDGYPDIKEPPLHEVLERLAESNNPISETNRFCDSNPNGFLKVENYRRDSNYNMPDNGRTIIQNIMTFLDIDAHSNTDFSFADVLGKILANGIRQSGSGIRLNQIMMSEMAKEIQFERSYNQGGEASQTNWFNDTLESRAQKKDIGFTDNLKEDGSNMAQFLFSLRNSPKLSDRERYSTIKDAFDELCRSDDLEFDVILDYIIEKRPRVSKVDLKSEPKFPKIIIVNKTSKLHYSIDQVGSGISEILYLVTTAFGTENSVILMDEPTLNLHPPKMRALISKIQENETNQFIIITHSPELTHYLIFEKSANIIYVKRANEQSKISIINKEEFDQQRSRLKHQIDTRIFFAKCVILTEGESDKNLFGIAEYLQTIEPDLNLANNDVLVVNVGGNSNFAKYQKLLDAFTIPYIVFSDRNSLGLLKHLDHCFMTKESIGGDQKIILIDYGNLEDLLKEINGDLYNALEREYGNSKPTVAFEFAKQISEKNPDALKSIKSLITRAIMMSQK from the coding sequence ATGGTCTACATTAACAGTTTGAAATTTGATAATCTGTATTCTTATTCAAACGGCAATACCATAGAATTAGCAAAAAATAATGTAATTGCTGGGCCTAATAATTCTGGCAAATCGAATATTTTTAGAATTGTGAAATTACTTGTTAACACTCTAGCAAATAAAAAAGACCTTAATGAATCTGAAATGTTTCCTAAAACATCAAGTGCGTCTCTTGAATCAGACATGATTCTATCAAGATCAGAATCACGATTACTAGTAGAATTTCTTAGCTTTCATCTGGAACCTCCAAATAACATGTCTAGATTTTATGAATTCAAAAACTTTGAAAATCTAATTGAATTGTTTCGATATTTGGTAATTCGACTTTCATGGAGAAAAAGTCTTGATAGATCAGGATTTGAACCGTTTGTTGAATTAGAATTCAAGAAATTAGGATTAGTGTTCTTTAGTCGTTTTGTTTCAAGCTATTTTTTGATATCAAATAAATCAACTGAGAAAGATGGATATCCAGATATCAAGGAACCTCCGCTTCATGAGGTTTTAGAGCGATTAGCGGAATCCAACAATCCAATATCGGAAACAAATAGATTCTGCGACTCTAATCCAAATGGGTTTCTTAAAGTGGAAAATTATAGACGAGATTCGAATTACAATATGCCGGACAACGGCAGAACAATAATTCAAAACATAATGACATTTTTGGATATTGACGCACACAGTAATACTGATTTTTCATTTGCAGACGTTCTTGGGAAAATTCTTGCCAATGGAATAAGACAGTCAGGTAGCGGTATAAGACTAAACCAGATAATGATGTCAGAGATGGCAAAAGAGATTCAATTCGAGAGAAGTTACAACCAAGGTGGAGAAGCAAGCCAGACTAATTGGTTCAATGATACCCTAGAATCACGTGCACAGAAGAAAGACATAGGGTTTACGGATAATCTAAAAGAAGATGGAAGTAATATGGCACAATTTTTGTTTAGTTTACGAAATTCACCCAAGCTGTCAGACCGGGAAAGATATTCGACAATTAAAGATGCTTTTGATGAACTATGTAGATCAGATGATCTGGAATTTGATGTGATTCTAGATTACATAATAGAAAAAAGACCAAGAGTGTCAAAAGTTGATCTCAAAAGCGAGCCGAAATTTCCAAAGATCATCATAGTTAACAAGACATCAAAATTACATTATTCGATTGATCAGGTCGGTTCTGGAATATCTGAAATTCTATATTTGGTTACTACCGCGTTTGGAACTGAAAATTCAGTTATTCTGATGGACGAGCCTACACTCAATCTCCATCCACCAAAGATGAGAGCATTAATATCAAAAATTCAGGAGAATGAAACCAATCAATTTATCATAATAACGCATTCTCCAGAACTAACACATTATCTGATTTTTGAAAAATCTGCAAACATAATTTATGTCAAAAGGGCCAACGAACAAAGTAAAATCTCAATTATAAACAAAGAAGAATTTGATCAGCAAAGAAGTAGACTAAAGCATCAGATTGACACCAGAATATTTTTTGCAAAATGTGTCATATTGACTGAGGGTGAATCTGATAAGAATCTGTTCGGAATAGCGGAATACTTACAAACAATTGAGCCTGATCTTAACCTTGCAAATAATGATGTTTTAGTAGTTAATGTGGGGGGAAACTCCAACTTTGCCAAGTATCAAAAATTATTGGATGCTTTTACCATCCCATACATTGTATTCTCAGATAGAAATTCGTTAGGCTTGTTAAAACATCTGGATCATTGTTTTATGACAAAAGAAAGTATTGGAGGAGATCAAAAAATAATACTAATAGATTATGGAAATCTTGAAGATCTCTTAAAAGAAATCAATGGGGATTTGTATAATGCTCTTGAACGGGAATATGGAAATTCCAAGCCCACTGTTGCGTTTGAATTTGCAAAACAAATTTCAGAAAAAAACCCTGATGCGCTAAAATCAATTAAATCACTGATAACACGTGCAATAATGATGTCACAAAAATAG
- the aspS gene encoding aspartate--tRNA(Asn) ligase — protein MKFKKTHDIDQISISLEGKQVVIGGWVEDLRKLGKMSFLTVRDVTGLAQIIVKDIALPEDLTRQTVIMVQGVVQGTKARDFAYEIKAEAIDILTKAVHPLPIDPIGRLESNIDNRLNSRALDLRNQRVAAIFKIRSTVLASLRKTFLEKRFIEITTPKIIGSASEGGANLFSLEYFGKKAYLAQSPQLYKEQMTIGLERVFEIASFYRAEKSHTGRHLSEFTSIDLEAAFMDYTDVIQILEDLVVQVFKDVIANCQTELAILERKLEVPKTPFDRITYSQIISELSQKGIDLKFGDDLMDSHLKLVGESHPGLFFLLDWPMSLKPFYIHPRDDDPKISRSFDLQYGYLELSSGGRRLHDPSTLKARIAEQGLDPASFEDHLRAFDWGMPPHSGWGMGLDRLMTVIIGTDNVREVVLYPRDPERLSP, from the coding sequence ATGAAGTTCAAAAAAACCCATGACATTGACCAGATTTCAATATCACTAGAAGGAAAGCAAGTAGTAATTGGCGGCTGGGTAGAAGACCTGCGCAAACTGGGCAAAATGTCATTTTTGACTGTGCGTGATGTTACCGGTCTTGCCCAAATTATAGTCAAAGACATTGCACTGCCTGAAGATCTGACGCGCCAGACAGTGATCATGGTGCAGGGAGTGGTCCAAGGAACCAAGGCGCGTGACTTTGCATATGAGATCAAAGCCGAGGCAATTGACATTTTGACCAAGGCGGTCCATCCATTGCCAATTGACCCAATCGGCAGACTGGAATCAAACATTGATAATCGACTAAATTCTCGTGCGCTGGATTTGCGCAACCAGCGAGTGGCTGCCATTTTCAAGATTCGCTCTACTGTGTTGGCATCATTGCGCAAGACATTTTTGGAAAAACGATTCATCGAAATCACAACACCAAAAATAATTGGCAGTGCAAGCGAGGGTGGTGCAAACCTGTTCTCGCTGGAATATTTTGGCAAAAAAGCATACTTGGCACAATCACCACAACTATACAAAGAGCAAATGACTATTGGTCTTGAGCGAGTCTTTGAGATAGCATCGTTTTATCGCGCAGAAAAATCCCACACTGGTCGTCATTTATCTGAATTTACATCAATAGACTTGGAAGCCGCATTTATGGACTATACCGATGTGATACAAATCCTAGAGGACTTGGTGGTCCAAGTGTTCAAAGATGTGATTGCAAACTGCCAGACAGAGCTTGCCATATTGGAGCGAAAACTAGAAGTTCCAAAAACACCGTTTGATAGAATAACATATTCGCAGATAATATCAGAATTATCACAAAAGGGAATTGACCTAAAATTTGGCGATGACTTGATGGACTCGCACTTAAAACTAGTCGGCGAGTCACATCCGGGGCTTTTCTTTTTGCTTGATTGGCCCATGAGTCTCAAGCCATTTTACATCCATCCAAGGGACGATGACCCAAAAATTTCTCGCTCATTTGATCTGCAATATGGGTATCTGGAATTATCATCAGGTGGCAGAAGGCTGCACGATCCTAGTACTCTCAAGGCACGAATTGCAGAACAAGGATTGGACCCTGCATCATTTGAGGACCACCTTCGTGCATTTGATTGGGGCATGCCGCCTCACTCTGGTTGGGGAATGGGCCTTGACAGACTGATGACAGTAATCATTGGTACTGATAATGTGCGCGAAGTTGTTCTGTATCCTCGAGACCCAGAGCGACTTTCACCATAG
- a CDS encoding transcription elongation factor NusA: protein MQVPICTFDAKNSVLCPQCESKLESGQLTKADVDASMKLAKLAKTIPEIDKFSLNSCRQIGLNNIMYLSKSDIESTRKSRTLYRALSGEFSGKLWLVESEASDRKFIEDLFFPAKLLSINAVWAPGGLQKTKAIISGKYTSRFPIDVIQVAKIVKELRQLDLVIEFEEKK, encoded by the coding sequence TTGCAAGTCCCAATCTGTACATTTGATGCAAAAAATTCCGTTCTTTGTCCCCAGTGTGAATCAAAGCTAGAGTCAGGACAGCTGACCAAAGCAGACGTTGATGCGTCAATGAAGCTTGCCAAGCTTGCCAAAACAATTCCAGAAATCGACAAGTTTTCGCTAAATTCATGCCGCCAAATCGGCCTCAATAATATAATGTACCTGTCCAAATCAGACATCGAGTCCACCAGAAAAAGCCGTACCCTATACAGAGCATTGTCTGGCGAGTTCTCTGGCAAACTCTGGTTAGTAGAATCAGAGGCATCGGATAGAAAATTCATCGAGGACTTGTTCTTTCCAGCCAAATTATTATCGATTAATGCTGTATGGGCACCAGGCGGGCTGCAAAAGACAAAGGCCATAATATCCGGCAAATACACCAGTAGATTCCCAATAGATGTAATCCAGGTAGCAAAGATTGTAAAAGAGCTGCGCCAGCTGGATTTGGTAATAGAGTTTGAGGAAAAGAAATGA
- a CDS encoding ABC transporter ATP-binding protein has product MSFLSVQDLNTIYHSDKGPVRAVQNVSFSIDDGESVGVVGESACGKSTLGLSIIRTIPGGVIQSGKILLDGVSILDLPNSEFDSQYRWKKIAMIFQGAMNSLDPVYTISQQFSDVLKQHKSQDNHQALMKSALSEVGLDESVLKKYPHELSGGMKQRVIIAMALLLHPKLVIADEPTTALDVLIQSQILNLFKSLKKQGVSFVVISHDLAVISEICEKIGIMYAGQMVEFGASHQILQNPKHPYTKALIQSIPRLHDTKKPQYIPGSPPSLQNPKPGCQFADRCKDVMDKCKQDPILTKTDSGYVQCWLYE; this is encoded by the coding sequence ATGAGTTTTCTGTCCGTACAAGATCTAAACACGATATATCATTCCGACAAAGGACCAGTCCGAGCAGTGCAAAACGTCTCGTTTTCTATTGATGATGGCGAATCTGTGGGTGTGGTGGGCGAATCAGCATGCGGCAAAAGCACGCTAGGCCTATCAATAATTAGGACCATTCCAGGAGGCGTGATACAATCCGGCAAAATCCTCCTGGATGGCGTTTCTATTTTGGATTTGCCAAATTCCGAGTTTGACTCGCAATATAGGTGGAAGAAAATTGCAATGATCTTCCAAGGTGCCATGAACTCACTGGACCCAGTTTATACAATATCTCAGCAATTTTCCGATGTTCTAAAGCAGCACAAATCCCAAGATAATCACCAAGCCCTGATGAAATCCGCATTATCCGAAGTTGGACTGGATGAATCGGTCCTAAAAAAATATCCTCACGAGCTTTCTGGTGGAATGAAGCAGCGAGTTATAATTGCAATGGCCTTACTATTGCACCCAAAGCTAGTCATTGCCGATGAGCCAACAACCGCACTGGATGTCCTAATACAATCACAAATTCTGAACCTCTTCAAGTCACTAAAAAAACAAGGAGTCTCTTTTGTTGTAATATCACATGATCTGGCGGTAATATCAGAGATTTGTGAAAAAATAGGAATCATGTATGCAGGACAAATGGTAGAGTTTGGAGCATCACACCAAATCCTTCAAAACCCAAAACACCCATACACAAAGGCGCTAATCCAGTCAATCCCTAGATTACACGACACCAAAAAGCCACAATACATACCTGGCAGCCCACCTAGCCTTCAAAACCCAAAGCCCGGCTGCCAATTCGCAGACAGATGCAAGGATGTCATGGATAAATGCAAGCAAGACCCGATTCTAACTAAAACCGACTCGGGCTATGTGCAGTGCTGGCTCTATGAATAA
- a CDS encoding DUF6659 family protein, whose amino-acid sequence MAKKELEVICDRITGISPYIRFVGIINSDGNLLAYKRRDKLAPLLDSTATKNQFSHIAIKTDMESKFDKALGKIQFAWEEREKVQTISFTIKKYRVWVSIDRKVIRSEVLRIIDSCFPIVKSYS is encoded by the coding sequence ATGGCAAAAAAAGAGCTCGAGGTAATCTGTGATAGAATAACTGGAATCAGCCCATACATTAGATTTGTTGGAATAATTAATTCAGATGGTAATCTTTTGGCCTACAAAAGGCGCGACAAGCTAGCACCATTGTTGGACTCGACTGCTACAAAAAACCAGTTCTCCCACATTGCAATCAAAACAGACATGGAGAGCAAGTTCGATAAAGCACTGGGAAAGATCCAGTTTGCGTGGGAGGAGCGCGAAAAGGTACAAACCATATCATTTACGATAAAAAAATACCGGGTCTGGGTATCAATTGACAGAAAGGTCATTCGATCCGAGGTATTGCGAATTATCGATTCGTGCTTTCCTATTGTGAAGAGTTATTCATAG